The Thermosipho melanesiensis BI429 sequence CTGTGTGATGTTTAGTTCATCAGGGTATTCGATGTTGTTTCCATCTATAAGATGTAATATAAGATTTGCATTTTCGAATTTTATAGATACTTCTTCATAATTTAAAGTTGTTATTCTGTTTGGATTTATGGTTTCTTTTTTCACAGGGTTGAAGAAGTTTGGAATGAAATTAATAGTAACGTTTTCTAATAAAAAAGGAAATGAGAAAATCAAGACTAGTATTATGAATCCTATTGCAGCATTTTTGAGTATAGTTCCAAACAGAAAAACACTTATTACAAATATTATAATTTTAACACTCCAAAAGGGTATAACAATACTAAGTATTCCTAATATAATTAGTGCTATGATTTTTGAAGTTATAGGGTATGCTTTCACAAAGTCCATAGTATCACCTCCATATTTATATATTGTTCTATATAAGTATAACACATACAAAGAAAAAAACAAATAAAAATTTAAGTAAAATTTGAATAGTTCACATATGTACAATCTCAAAATCGTTGTGTAAAATATCAAAAAACAAAATTTTGTTAATTAGTGAGTTTTCAAAGTCATTATTAAGTACTTTCAAAGCTTCTGATCCTTGAATGGAAGCTGTAATAAAAACTGATGGTGGTAGAACTTGCGGAGATTTTGGGAAAGCATATCCAAGAAAAATCTCTCTCAAAGTTTTTGTTTTTCCAGGTTATCAGCACAATCAAATATCAAATCAATTTCTTGATCAAAACTTTTTGTTATCTTTTCATTGAAAATTTCTATATTACATGAAAGGTTAATTTTTAGAAGATTTTCTTTAGAGACAAATACTTTTCTTTTTCCTATATCCTTGCTATTATATAAGACTTGTCTATTTAAATCAGAAAGGTCTATTTCTTTGTAATCATAATAGATAATAATATTTTTAAATCCCAAACGCACAAGATTTTCCAAAACGACACTTCCTAGGCTACCAGCTCCAACAACTAAAATACGTTAGTTATTGATTTTATCTAATATATTTTTAACATGATTTACATGCCGTGGAATATCAAGCATTAGCTACCACCTACTGGCATGATAATTAATAATTCACCGTCTTCAAGTTTTTCTTTCTTTAAAATATTTTATTGTTGTGTATGACTACAGAAAATCGCGTTTCCTTCCCATCTTCTTTCAATATAATAAAAGTTTTGTTCGTTTCTTTTTCAAGAACAAATTTAATTTTTGCTTTAATTTTGATGCTGATGGATTTAAAAATGTCATCTAATGTACCAAAATCAATCTCAACTTCTTTTTTACAATTAAATACCTTATTCCACCAACAAAATTAGCCTTCATTTTTTCACCTCAAAAACCAAGTTTAGTTAGATTTTGGGGGGTTATTTTTTTCAATAATTCTTCTTTAGGCAAGTTATTTTTCTGAGAAAGTATTTCAATTGCTTTGAATAAGTTATAATTTGCTTCTTTTATTGTATTTGATACTTCATCATAGCCAAATAGATTGATTAAGGGTGTAAGATTAGATATTGATTTTTCGAGATTTTCTTTACATTTTTCTTCATTTGCTTTTATTTTATCTATATAGCTTACTAAAGCTAAACAAGCGTTTTTTAGAAATTTTAGTGATTTTAGTGTATAATGAACTATAATTGGTGCAAACTGGTTTAGTTCAAGATTTCCTTGAGCACATGCGTGATTTATTAGACTATCGTGTGCAAAAACGACTAGAGAAAGTTGCATAGCGTATTCAGAAACTACTGGATTAATTTTTCCAGGCATAATGGAGCTTCCAATTTGAACTGGAGGAATAATTAATTCTCCAATACCACTATTTGGGCCACTTGAAAGTAGTCTAATATCATTGGAGATTTTGTAAATGTTAACGGCTAAAGATTTTAGGAGACCATGAACTTCAGAGAACACGTCCATATTTTGTGTGCAATCTATTAAATTATCTGCTTTTGCTATTTTTACTTTTGAAATCTCTCTTAATGTGTTTGTTATTTTAAGCACATATTCTTTTGGTGCACCAATTCCAGTTCCAATTGCCGTTCCTCCAATGTTTACATTTCTAATTCTTTCCTCTACTTTGTTTAGCCTCCATCTATCACGGGCAAGTGCATCGGCAAATGCACCGAATTCTTGTCCAAGCATTATTGGTGGGCCATCCATTAATTGTGTTCTTCCAACTTTTCTGATTCTATAGAATTCTTTTTCTTTTTGTTGTATGACATCTTGTAAGGTTATAACTTCACCAATAAGTTCTCTGAGCCTTACTATTGTGGCAATCTTGCCAGCAGTTGTGAATGTGTCGTTTGTTGATTGGTGTAAATTTACGTGTTCTATAGGTTTTACATAACCAAAATCTTTACCCAGTATTTGCGAAGCTCTGTTTGCGATGACTTCATTTATGTTCATGTTGACCGATGTTCCAGCTCCACCAGATAGTGGATCTACAATTATGTGTTTTTTTAACTCTTCCCATTCATCACATGCTTGAATAATGGCATTACCAATTTCTTCATCAAGATATGAAAGTTCTTTATTTAATATTGCTGCAGATTTTTTTATTATGAAATATGCCCAGATGAATTTTTCATCAAATTTTTCATCTGTAGATGGGAATATCTGAGTTGCTCTTTTTGAAGAAATACCATACAAAGCATTATCTTCTATATCTACCTCTCCAAGGTAATCTTTTTCTTTTCGCATTTTATCACCTCATTAGCGGTTTTATTGCCCTCTCAAGAACTCCATGGAGATATGATATAACAACCCCATAGTTTGTCATAGGAATGTTTAGCCTTTTAAACATTCTTACCCTTCTCATCATGTTATTTCTATTCATTACACATCCCCCACAGTGTATTATTAATTTTGCATCTTCTATTTCTGAAAGTTCGGGCATATCTACACCAGCCCAAACTTTCAAATTTAATGCTGCTCCGGTATGGTTAGTTAACCATCTTGGGATTTTAACTCTTCCAATATCTTCAGTTAAGGGTCTATGTGTACAACCTTCCATAATTATTACAGTATCACCATCTTTTAAATTTTCAACGGCTTTTACACTTTCTACAAAGTATTCTAGATCTCCACGGTATCTAGATTCAAGTATGGAAAATGTTGTTAGGTCGATATCTTCAGGAACGTCTGAGACAACCTTCATTACACTTTGAGAATCGGTAACTACTAATCTCGGTTTTATGCCTATATTTTCGATTGCATATCTTAACTCTCTCTCTTTAACTACTAAAACAAGTGCTTCTCTATCTAATCCCTCTCTTATTGCATGTACTTGTGGCATGATTAAACGTCCCTTTGGTGCACCTAAATCTATTGGTACAACTAGAATAACTAGATCCCCACCATCAATTAGGTCTGAAAGATAAGGGATTTCATCATCTTTGGGTAATATAGAATTTATTGTTTTGCCTATTTTTTCAAAACCTATTTTTTTTAGCGCTGAAACTTTCAATATGGGAACATTATATTTTTTATATTCTTTTTCGATATTTTCATGGTCAATTGTATCAATTTTGTTTATGGCTATAAAATAAGGAATTTCTAGTTCTTTGAAGAGTTTTATAATTTGCTCTTCAAAGTTTCCAGGTATGTCATCTACAATTAGAATTCCGCAATCAGCTCTATATAGACTTTTTTTTGCTTTTTTAATTCTTTTTATTCCTAGTTCACCAACATCATCCAAACCAGGAGTGTCAATTAATGTAATGGGGCCTACCGGGGAAAGTTCCATGCTTTTAAAAACAGGATCTGTAGTTGTTCCTGCCACATTACTAACTATAGATACTTCTTGGCCTATTAGTGCATTCATAAATGACGATTTTCCGACATTTCTTCTTCCAGTAATTGCAATATACTTTCTAAAACCACCACTTGCTATCACGTTAACACCTCTTTTGTAAATTAATTCACAATTATTCAATTATATTATATCAAAAAACAAAGAGTAAGTAAATTAGATAGAACTAATTTATTCGTTGTGATATAATTATAAGGGTAAAAAGTATTATAGGAGGTTAATTTATGGAGAGGGAAGAATTAATAAAAAGGATTATAGATGAGAAAGGTGAAAAAGCTGTTGATGATTTAATCAAACTTTTAGATGACGAAGATACTCAGATAAAAGAAATAGTATCTGAAGCATTGTTTAAGTTGGGAGAATATTCAAGGGGAAAATTAGTT is a genomic window containing:
- a CDS encoding DUF4408 domain-containing protein; translated protein: MKKFGMKLIVTFSNKKGNEKIKTSIMNPIAAFLSIVPNRKTLITNIIILTLQKGITILSIPNIISAMIFEVIGYAFTKSIVSPPYLYIVLYKYNTYKEKNK
- a CDS encoding HesA/MoeB/ThiF family protein, translating into MLVVGAGSLGSVVLENLVRLGFKNIIIYYDYKEIDLSDLNRQVLYNSKDIGKRKVFVSKENLLKINLSCNIEIFNEKITKSFDQEIDLIFDCADNLEKQKL
- a CDS encoding aspartate ammonia-lyase, whose protein sequence is MRKEKDYLGEVDIEDNALYGISSKRATQIFPSTDEKFDEKFIWAYFIIKKSAAILNKELSYLDEEIGNAIIQACDEWEELKKHIIVDPLSGGAGTSVNMNINEVIANRASQILGKDFGYVKPIEHVNLHQSTNDTFTTAGKIATIVRLRELIGEVITLQDVIQQKEKEFYRIRKVGRTQLMDGPPIMLGQEFGAFADALARDRWRLNKVEERIRNVNIGGTAIGTGIGAPKEYVLKITNTLREISKVKIAKADNLIDCTQNMDVFSEVHGLLKSLAVNIYKISNDIRLLSSGPNSGIGELIIPPVQIGSSIMPGKINPVVSEYAMQLSLVVFAHDSLINHACAQGNLELNQFAPIIVHYTLKSLKFLKNACLALVSYIDKIKANEEKCKENLEKSISNLTPLINLFGYDEVSNTIKEANYNLFKAIEILSQKNNLPKEELLKKITPQNLTKLGF
- the hydF gene encoding [FeFe] hydrogenase H-cluster maturation GTPase HydF, which encodes MIASGGFRKYIAITGRRNVGKSSFMNALIGQEVSIVSNVAGTTTDPVFKSMELSPVGPITLIDTPGLDDVGELGIKRIKKAKKSLYRADCGILIVDDIPGNFEEQIIKLFKELEIPYFIAINKIDTIDHENIEKEYKKYNVPILKVSALKKIGFEKIGKTINSILPKDDEIPYLSDLIDGGDLVILVVPIDLGAPKGRLIMPQVHAIREGLDREALVLVVKERELRYAIENIGIKPRLVVTDSQSVMKVVSDVPEDIDLTTFSILESRYRGDLEYFVESVKAVENLKDGDTVIIMEGCTHRPLTEDIGRVKIPRWLTNHTGAALNLKVWAGVDMPELSEIEDAKLIIHCGGCVMNRNNMMRRVRMFKRLNIPMTNYGVVISYLHGVLERAIKPLMR